Proteins from a single region of Zavarzinella sp.:
- a CDS encoding metallophosphoesterase has product MNDQHTDRRTFLGASSAAAGSLAIFPELAISQQKKPNASNYVLPDDLSSYNVLSLVLGRAGNTSITANLFARDRLDVFLEYGTVAGKYEYKTKPASLEAGHPVEIVISDLRPGTRYFYRLHFRKPGDIAFQTRPECQFHTQRKPGDTFTFCVQGDSHPERPQMSEPNLYARTLQHAASNSPDLYFCMGDDFSVDKVRTVNAESLTAPYLLQRPFLSLVAQFASLYLVNGNHEQASLFNFNQKNELHEVAVGVQTARNRFFPMPATEGIYTGDALKFKGIGLLRDYFAWTWGDALFVVLDNYWHSTSQVDSGFKGGGGKKGDNKKNRDWWGITLGDAQYQWFKKTLEGSKAKFKFVFAHHVLGTGRGGIEASEMYEWGGRSKGKENEFKTKRPRWELPVHQLMVKHGVSIFFQGHDHLYARQERDGVVYQEVPLPADHLYATHNDDAYLTGIKKPNSGYLRVVVSPDEAKVDYVRCWLPKDETATQKTGDIAHTYTVKAKS; this is encoded by the coding sequence ATGAATGATCAGCACACCGATCGACGAACATTTCTTGGAGCCAGCTCGGCTGCAGCAGGCAGCCTTGCAATTTTCCCTGAATTAGCAATCTCCCAGCAAAAGAAACCTAATGCCAGCAACTATGTGCTGCCAGATGACCTGTCATCCTACAACGTGCTCTCACTGGTGCTGGGCCGGGCCGGGAATACGTCGATCACTGCCAACCTCTTCGCGAGAGACCGGCTCGATGTGTTCTTAGAGTATGGCACAGTGGCAGGTAAGTACGAATACAAGACAAAACCAGCATCGCTGGAAGCTGGCCATCCTGTCGAGATAGTGATTAGTGACCTCCGCCCTGGAACCCGATACTTTTACCGACTCCATTTTCGCAAGCCCGGAGATATCGCGTTCCAAACGAGACCTGAGTGCCAGTTCCACACGCAGCGAAAGCCCGGAGATACATTTACATTCTGTGTACAGGGAGATTCGCACCCGGAACGCCCACAAATGAGCGAACCGAACCTGTATGCACGCACGCTTCAGCATGCCGCCTCGAACAGCCCCGACCTGTACTTCTGCATGGGTGATGATTTCAGTGTAGACAAAGTGCGGACAGTGAACGCAGAGAGTTTGACTGCCCCATACCTGCTTCAGCGGCCGTTCCTGAGTCTTGTTGCTCAGTTTGCATCACTGTACCTGGTTAACGGCAATCATGAGCAGGCATCGCTCTTCAATTTCAACCAGAAGAACGAACTGCACGAAGTAGCTGTGGGGGTACAGACCGCCCGTAACAGGTTCTTCCCAATGCCTGCCACGGAAGGTATTTACACTGGCGATGCATTGAAGTTCAAGGGAATCGGGCTGCTTCGTGATTACTTCGCCTGGACGTGGGGAGATGCTCTCTTTGTGGTACTCGATAACTACTGGCACTCTACTTCCCAGGTGGACAGCGGATTCAAAGGAGGTGGGGGCAAAAAAGGGGACAACAAGAAAAATCGTGACTGGTGGGGCATTACCCTGGGGGATGCGCAGTACCAGTGGTTCAAGAAGACGCTGGAAGGGAGCAAGGCGAAGTTCAAATTCGTCTTCGCCCACCACGTTTTAGGAACCGGACGTGGAGGAATCGAGGCTTCTGAGATGTATGAATGGGGTGGTAGAAGCAAGGGTAAGGAGAACGAGTTTAAGACAAAACGACCAAGGTGGGAACTGCCTGTCCATCAACTGATGGTGAAACATGGTGTCAGTATCTTCTTTCAAGGGCATGATCATCTCTACGCACGTCAGGAACGTGATGGTGTCGTATATCAGGAAGTGCCGCTGCCTGCGGATCATCTGTACGCAACTCACAATGATGATGCCTACCTCACCGGTATAAAGAAGCCCAACTCAGGTTATCTGCGGGTCGTCGTTTCACCGGACGAAGCGAAGGTGGATTATGTTCGGTGCTGGCTGCCCAAGGATGAAACAGCTACCCAAAAAACTGGAGATATCGCACACACTTACACTGTCAAGGCAAAATCATGA
- a CDS encoding IS66 family transposase: MYDFTLSKARAGPEALLNDYNGYLHADAANLYDQLYTRQNMTEVACWAHARKFHEAQITAPLQAARAMVLISKLYRIEKEIKKDLAEQSWELSVQEASRVQIRQEKAIPVLKELHDWLHAEAPKLLPKSPIAKAVNYALRHWQALHRYTEQGYLNIDNNAAERALRVIALGRKNWLFAGSEQGGRNAAIIYSIVQSCLHAGVEPQAYLTDILAKLPTWPKDRLSELSPAAWKPQQFDNNNPTPS; this comes from the coding sequence ATTTATGACTTCACACTGAGCAAAGCACGCGCAGGGCCAGAAGCACTGCTGAATGATTACAACGGCTACTTGCATGCGGATGCAGCCAACTTGTACGACCAGTTGTACACCCGGCAAAATATGACCGAGGTGGCGTGCTGGGCACATGCGCGCAAGTTTCATGAGGCCCAGATTACGGCACCGCTGCAGGCTGCGCGGGCCATGGTGCTGATCAGCAAACTGTATCGGATTGAAAAGGAGATTAAGAAGGATCTGGCTGAGCAGTCCTGGGAATTGTCTGTGCAGGAAGCGTCTCGAGTGCAGATTCGCCAGGAAAAAGCAATTCCCGTGTTGAAAGAATTGCACGATTGGCTGCATGCGGAGGCACCAAAGTTGTTGCCCAAAAGCCCGATTGCCAAAGCGGTGAACTATGCGTTGCGCCATTGGCAGGCCCTGCACCGATATACCGAGCAGGGGTATTTGAATATTGATAATAATGCCGCGGAGCGGGCATTGCGAGTGATTGCCCTGGGACGCAAGAACTGGCTGTTTGCAGGCAGTGAACAAGGCGGTCGCAATGCAGCCATCATCTACAGCATCGTGCAATCGTGCCTGCACGCGGGTGTGGAGCCGCAGGCCTACCTGACCGATATCCTGGCAAAACTGCCCACCTGGCCCAAGGATCGCCTGAGCGAGCTATCCCCTGCAGCCTGGAAACCTCAACAATTCGACAACAACAATCCCACACCATCCTGA
- a CDS encoding metallophosphoesterase: MTTITPLQRSYVLRFLTAFLCALPATIQPVLAQKQSKSKGGQTHVFSGGSVPLHDFNVILTRPTDQSVTISVLAYKDLVIQIAYGTESGKLDKQTPTQELSKGKPVELILTKLHPDTRYFYQLHTRGSGEKKFKVDEEHTFHTQRKPGSSFVFSMQSDSHLDQGTRPPMYERTLANVRADKPDFYIDIGDTFMTDKYEKYKDSLPQYFAQRYYFSRVAHSAPLYLVLGNHDGERYDRYNGTADCMPVWACLTRKKLFPNPYSDGFYTGNTTEMKHVGRLENYYAWEWGDALFIALDPFWTTNKAGKNKADGNWARTLGKVQYDWLAKTLAASKAKFKFVFIHHLVGGLDDSGRGGSEAAILYEWGGKGKSGENEFQAKRRGWDMPIHQLLVKYKVSAVFHGHDHFFARQELDDIPYLLVPQPGHSGFERLRNAHEYGYIRGDFLPPSGHIRVTVTKEKAIVEYVRSYLPQSETATRKNGEIGYRFSIQP, encoded by the coding sequence ATGACAACAATAACACCGCTTCAACGAAGCTACGTTCTCAGGTTCTTGACAGCCTTTCTGTGTGCCTTGCCAGCTACCATTCAACCGGTCCTGGCACAGAAACAATCGAAAAGCAAAGGTGGGCAGACGCACGTATTTTCCGGAGGTTCTGTCCCTCTGCATGATTTCAATGTGATTCTGACCCGTCCGACAGATCAGTCAGTGACAATAAGTGTTCTGGCTTACAAGGATCTTGTAATACAGATCGCTTACGGTACAGAATCTGGTAAGCTTGATAAACAAACACCTACGCAGGAGTTGAGTAAAGGTAAACCAGTAGAATTGATACTCACCAAGTTACATCCTGACACCAGATACTTCTACCAACTCCATACACGTGGCAGTGGGGAAAAGAAGTTCAAGGTCGACGAAGAACATACGTTCCACACACAGCGGAAACCCGGTAGTTCATTCGTATTCAGCATGCAATCTGATTCTCATCTCGACCAGGGTACTCGACCTCCAATGTACGAACGCACTCTTGCGAACGTCCGCGCCGACAAGCCTGACTTCTACATCGACATCGGTGATACATTCATGACCGATAAGTACGAAAAGTACAAGGATTCACTGCCGCAGTACTTCGCACAGAGGTACTACTTCAGCAGAGTAGCACACTCTGCACCCCTGTACCTTGTGCTCGGCAATCACGATGGCGAGCGATATGATCGCTACAACGGCACTGCCGACTGCATGCCAGTGTGGGCGTGTCTCACACGGAAGAAACTGTTTCCGAACCCTTATTCAGATGGTTTCTATACAGGTAACACTACTGAAATGAAACATGTTGGACGTCTGGAAAACTACTATGCATGGGAATGGGGAGATGCCCTCTTCATCGCACTCGACCCATTCTGGACCACCAACAAGGCAGGAAAAAACAAGGCTGATGGGAATTGGGCAAGGACGCTAGGCAAGGTGCAATACGATTGGCTGGCGAAAACACTTGCTGCATCTAAGGCAAAGTTCAAGTTTGTTTTCATCCACCATCTCGTCGGTGGTCTTGATGATTCGGGGCGAGGTGGCAGTGAGGCAGCAATCCTTTACGAATGGGGTGGAAAAGGCAAGAGTGGCGAAAATGAATTTCAGGCTAAGCGGCGTGGCTGGGATATGCCGATTCATCAGTTACTTGTCAAGTACAAGGTATCGGCTGTCTTCCACGGGCACGACCACTTTTTCGCCAGGCAAGAACTGGATGATATTCCCTATCTTCTAGTTCCACAACCGGGACACTCAGGCTTTGAACGTCTCCGAAACGCTCACGAATATGGTTACATTCGAGGTGATTTCCTACCACCCTCCGGTCATATTCGCGTTACTGTGACGAAAGAAAAAGCCATCGTCGAGTATGTTCGGTCCTACTTGCCACAGTCCGAAACTGCCACACGAAAGAACGGAGAAATCGGATATCGCTTTTCGATCCAACCATGA
- a CDS encoding DUF1553 domain-containing protein, protein MVPEVQLLPNPTITWGDFLKTFHRFPRKLVLVNLPFLRYNPSFPTTHNRIKTMTKLFTLFALFTTMLAGTANVQAKEIPTYEGSVRPILKAFCFDCHGEESKPKGGLDLRLVRLMLVGGDNGPAIVPGKPEESELLARIVSKEMPPGKVKLNPQQIETIRTWLATGAKTAAPEPEKVGTGLLITPQDRAFWAYQPIKRPVVPTPHGHPQHPIDTLIENRLKKEGLTFSPEADRPTLIRRATFDLHGLPPTPQEVEAFIIDQSPDAYPKLIERLLASPRYGERWGRHWLDVAGYADSEGFAAEDSPRANAWKYRDYVIGAFNRDLPLNEFIKQQLAGDEMIQNSYASLTPQEKEYLVATGFLRMAPDGTGGRGVDQKEARNQVISDTIKVISTTFLGMTVACAQCHHHRYDPIPQEDYYRIRAILEPAYDLRTWKPPAARQVSLYSKEDIAKAAEIEKQAVAIDQDHSVKQQAAIEATFQKELAKLPKEIQPEALKARNTAADKRDAKQKDIMQKYPSLNVSAGSLYLYDKKAADELKKLTDQAAAIRAKKPKQEMIRALTEAPGNRPVTKLFHRGDPDQPKETIAPGGLTSLQDVLPLTVPARTDKQTSGRRMALANWLTDPRHPLTSRVWVNRVWYHHFGRGIVNSMGDFGMLGELPSHPELLDWLAAEFMQPSDKTNPAWSTKQLHRMIMNSRTYRQSSRRTDKLDKIDPDNKWYGRMNVRRLEAEAIRDSILAVSGALSLKMSGPPVPIRENDVGLIVVGKGVKDLARGTTKAEPMPPEEEFRRGIYITVRRTTPLTMHSAFDPPTLEPNCTGRITSTNAPAALVLLNDPFVEQQAALLAKRIETEVGKELPKHIQRAWQLAYGNLPTAPEQEMANKFLAEVSKTKTGPSPLTLLCWGLLNSNRFVYVD, encoded by the coding sequence ATGGTGCCCGAAGTTCAATTACTACCCAACCCCACCATTACGTGGGGAGATTTCTTAAAAACTTTTCACCGCTTTCCCCGCAAGTTGGTGCTTGTGAACCTGCCGTTTTTGCGGTACAATCCATCATTCCCTACCACACATAATCGCATTAAAACGATGACGAAACTGTTCACCTTATTTGCCCTCTTCACTACCATGCTGGCTGGAACTGCCAACGTGCAGGCCAAAGAGATACCCACCTACGAAGGTTCGGTGCGGCCCATCCTGAAGGCGTTCTGCTTCGATTGCCACGGCGAAGAAAGCAAACCGAAAGGTGGGCTGGATCTGCGTCTGGTGCGATTGATGCTGGTCGGTGGGGATAACGGGCCTGCGATTGTGCCCGGCAAACCCGAAGAAAGCGAACTGCTTGCTCGCATCGTCAGCAAAGAGATGCCCCCAGGCAAGGTGAAGCTTAACCCGCAGCAGATTGAAACCATCCGCACGTGGCTGGCCACAGGTGCAAAAACTGCCGCACCCGAACCGGAAAAGGTGGGCACTGGCCTGCTGATCACGCCCCAGGATCGGGCGTTCTGGGCGTATCAACCAATCAAGCGTCCTGTGGTTCCCACGCCACATGGGCATCCTCAGCACCCGATCGATACGCTCATTGAAAATCGACTGAAGAAGGAAGGACTAACCTTTTCACCCGAAGCAGATCGGCCGACTCTCATTCGACGTGCGACATTTGATCTGCACGGGCTGCCACCCACGCCGCAGGAAGTGGAAGCATTTATCATTGATCAATCGCCTGATGCCTATCCGAAACTGATCGAACGCCTGCTGGCATCGCCCCGTTATGGGGAACGGTGGGGCAGGCACTGGCTGGATGTTGCAGGCTATGCCGATTCCGAAGGCTTCGCTGCCGAAGACAGCCCACGTGCGAATGCCTGGAAGTATCGCGATTATGTGATCGGTGCTTTCAACCGCGACCTGCCCTTGAACGAGTTCATCAAACAACAGTTAGCGGGCGATGAGATGATCCAGAATTCTTACGCCAGCCTGACACCCCAGGAAAAGGAATATCTGGTGGCTACTGGTTTTCTGCGTATGGCACCCGATGGCACAGGTGGCCGGGGTGTCGATCAGAAGGAAGCCCGCAACCAGGTAATCTCCGATACGATCAAAGTAATTTCCACCACGTTCCTGGGCATGACGGTCGCTTGTGCCCAGTGCCACCATCATCGCTACGATCCCATTCCCCAGGAAGATTATTACCGCATCCGTGCGATACTGGAACCCGCCTACGACCTGCGAACCTGGAAGCCACCTGCAGCACGACAGGTTTCGCTGTATAGCAAGGAAGACATCGCCAAAGCAGCAGAAATTGAAAAGCAGGCAGTGGCAATTGATCAAGATCATTCGGTGAAGCAACAGGCTGCCATCGAAGCCACCTTCCAGAAGGAACTGGCGAAACTGCCCAAGGAAATCCAGCCTGAAGCATTAAAGGCACGCAACACCGCTGCGGATAAACGCGACGCGAAACAAAAGGATATCATGCAGAAGTACCCCAGTCTGAATGTATCGGCGGGGTCGCTGTATCTGTACGACAAGAAAGCAGCCGACGAGTTGAAGAAACTAACCGATCAGGCCGCAGCCATCCGTGCGAAGAAACCTAAACAGGAGATGATCCGTGCGTTAACGGAAGCTCCTGGCAATCGCCCGGTAACAAAGCTCTTCCATCGTGGTGATCCCGATCAGCCCAAGGAAACCATTGCTCCAGGTGGGCTGACGAGTCTGCAGGATGTTCTGCCACTGACCGTGCCTGCACGCACCGACAAGCAGACATCGGGCAGACGCATGGCACTAGCCAACTGGCTGACAGACCCCCGACATCCACTGACCAGTCGTGTGTGGGTGAACCGTGTGTGGTATCACCACTTTGGGCGTGGTATTGTCAACAGCATGGGCGACTTCGGCATGCTCGGTGAACTTCCCAGCCATCCGGAACTGCTCGATTGGCTGGCAGCCGAATTCATGCAGCCCAGCGACAAAACCAATCCCGCTTGGAGCACCAAGCAACTGCACCGAATGATCATGAATTCCCGTACGTACCGTCAATCATCGCGCCGCACGGACAAGCTGGATAAAATCGATCCTGATAACAAGTGGTATGGCCGCATGAATGTGCGTCGTCTGGAGGCCGAAGCAATCCGCGACAGCATTCTCGCAGTCAGTGGGGCCTTGTCGCTGAAAATGTCTGGCCCACCAGTGCCAATTCGGGAAAATGATGTCGGGCTGATTGTGGTAGGCAAAGGTGTGAAAGATCTCGCACGTGGCACTACGAAAGCAGAACCGATGCCACCCGAAGAAGAGTTTCGCCGTGGCATCTACATCACGGTGCGTCGCACTACACCGCTCACCATGCATTCCGCATTCGACCCACCAACGTTGGAGCCGAACTGCACCGGGCGAATTACTTCCACCAATGCCCCCGCAGCACTAGTGCTGTTGAACGATCCGTTTGTGGAACAACAGGCAGCACTGCTGGCCAAACGCATTGAAACCGAAGTGGGCAAAGAACTTCCGAAACATATCCAGCGTGCCTGGCAACTTGCTTACGGCAACCTGCCCACCGCACCGGAACAGGAAATGGCCAACAAATTCCTGGCAGAAGTCAGCAAAACGAAGACTGGCCCCAGCCCACTGACCTTGCTGTGCTGGGGGTTGTTGAATTCCAACCGCTTTGTGTATGTGGATTAA
- a CDS encoding DUF1501 domain-containing protein produces the protein MNGNQFSRRQMLHTSTGGVASLALSWLLQQEARGSVKPNLERPHFDLLPKKPHHTPQAKAMISLFMQGGPSHMDLLDPKPALDKLDGKPFPGKIKYDNAAQASSKVMASPWKFKKHGKCGTEVSELLPHLAKIVDDITVVRSMHTGVNNHGQSIYALLNGRIVAGNPVLGSWLCYALGCETQNLPAFIALPDPASLPVCGTDHWSNGWLPSLYQGTVVRAKEPRILNLDPPPAIAGGTQKQLLNFIDQLNQNHLAQRPGEHDLEARIASYELAARMQVSAREALDLTQETKQTQSMYGMDNPASKDFGARCLIARRLIERGVRFVQVMTRNQFWDHHGSIRTSLPRSCEVIDQPSAALVTDLKQRGLLDSTLVAWGGEMGRLPVIQNDAGPAKAGRDHNTYGFSYWLAGGGIKRGYVHGATDEFGHHAVEDVVTHHDFHRTLMYLFGLDAEKVSFKRNTRELNILDGQAAKIVEKLLA, from the coding sequence ATGAATGGGAACCAATTCAGCCGCAGGCAAATGCTCCATACCAGTACTGGTGGTGTGGCCAGTCTGGCACTTAGCTGGTTGTTGCAGCAGGAGGCCCGTGGTTCGGTGAAGCCGAATCTGGAACGGCCGCACTTCGATCTGCTGCCGAAGAAGCCACACCACACGCCCCAGGCAAAGGCGATGATTTCGTTGTTTATGCAGGGTGGGCCCAGTCATATGGATCTGCTCGATCCCAAGCCCGCACTGGATAAGCTGGATGGAAAACCGTTCCCGGGCAAAATCAAGTACGATAACGCAGCCCAGGCCAGTTCTAAAGTAATGGCCAGTCCGTGGAAGTTCAAAAAACATGGCAAATGCGGCACAGAAGTTTCTGAACTGCTGCCCCACCTGGCAAAAATTGTCGACGACATTACCGTGGTGCGGTCGATGCATACCGGGGTCAACAACCACGGTCAATCGATCTACGCGTTGTTGAATGGTCGCATCGTTGCGGGTAATCCTGTGCTGGGAAGTTGGCTCTGCTACGCACTGGGGTGCGAAACGCAAAACCTGCCTGCATTTATTGCACTGCCAGACCCAGCCAGCCTGCCGGTGTGCGGCACCGATCACTGGTCGAATGGCTGGTTGCCATCGCTGTACCAGGGCACCGTGGTGCGTGCCAAGGAACCTCGCATCCTGAATCTCGATCCCCCACCTGCGATTGCGGGTGGCACGCAGAAACAGTTGCTGAACTTCATTGATCAACTGAATCAGAATCATCTGGCCCAGCGACCGGGTGAGCATGATCTGGAAGCACGCATCGCCAGCTACGAATTGGCTGCAAGAATGCAGGTTTCTGCCCGCGAAGCATTGGATCTGACGCAGGAAACCAAACAGACGCAAAGCATGTATGGCATGGATAACCCCGCCAGCAAAGACTTTGGGGCAAGGTGCCTGATTGCCCGTCGTCTGATTGAACGTGGTGTGCGTTTTGTACAGGTAATGACCCGCAATCAGTTCTGGGACCACCATGGCTCGATTCGCACCTCGTTGCCGCGTTCGTGCGAAGTAATTGACCAGCCTTCTGCCGCACTGGTAACCGATTTGAAGCAACGTGGGCTGCTGGACAGCACCCTCGTGGCCTGGGGTGGAGAAATGGGTCGCCTGCCGGTGATTCAGAACGATGCAGGCCCCGCCAAAGCAGGTCGAGACCACAATACATACGGTTTCAGCTACTGGCTGGCAGGTGGGGGCATCAAACGGGGTTACGTGCACGGTGCGACGGATGAGTTCGGCCACCATGCCGTTGAAGATGTAGTGACGCACCACGATTTTCACCGCACGCTGATGTATCTGTTCGGGCTGGATGCCGAAAAAGTGTCTTTCAAACGGAACACCCGTGAACTGAACATCCTTGACGGTCAGGCGGCAAAAATTGTGGAAAAATTATTGGCTTGA
- the tnpB gene encoding IS66 family insertion sequence element accessory protein TnpB (TnpB, as the term is used for proteins encoded by IS66 family insertion elements, is considered an accessory protein, since TnpC, encoded by a neighboring gene, is a DDE family transposase.) — MLNLPDSVRVFVATHPVDMRRSFDGLCFLVQQYLGQDPLSGDLFVFRNRRGDCLKLLWWDRDGLAIWYKRLEQGNFLFPKDPSAVLTLTGIDLQLILQGIDLSKVQRQHRYQRPAD; from the coding sequence ATGCTGAATCTGCCCGACAGCGTGCGTGTATTCGTGGCCACGCATCCCGTGGATATGCGGCGAAGTTTTGATGGCTTGTGTTTCCTGGTTCAGCAATATTTGGGTCAGGATCCGTTGTCTGGTGATCTGTTTGTCTTCCGCAATCGCCGTGGCGACTGCTTGAAATTGCTCTGGTGGGATCGTGATGGCCTGGCCATCTGGTACAAACGCCTGGAACAAGGCAACTTTCTGTTTCCGAAAGATCCCAGTGCCGTTCTGACGTTGACCGGCATTGATCTGCAACTGATTCTGCAGGGAATCGATCTGAGTAAGGTTCAACGTCAGCATCGTTATCAGCGACCAGCCGACTGA
- a CDS encoding transposase — translation MSESSADHDPSLPVDLGQCHEIIRTISEKYLQQQALIESLQNQINNLMRSGRNQKREYFDPGQGELFEEPEPEPEPVIELEPEPVIEPESPTRRKGHGRKRPLTDLPRQRVVIDLEPEQKTCSCCHQPLTRIGEVISSRYEYKPASIFVMEFARQKYACQRCLDRRPADNNPVPVNDLIRVAEPPANPIPKGNAGPGLLAFILVSKFVDHLPLHRLERLFQRAALKLSRSTMCSWLGDVAQLLEPLYCWMLADLLQSRVIHIDETSLPLQKKIISVSCIPPACG, via the coding sequence ATGAGCGAGTCATCGGCTGATCACGATCCTTCTCTACCCGTTGACCTCGGTCAGTGTCATGAAATAATTCGGACAATTTCCGAAAAGTATCTGCAGCAACAAGCACTGATTGAATCCCTTCAGAACCAGATCAACAACCTGATGCGATCTGGTCGGAATCAGAAACGGGAATATTTTGACCCGGGCCAAGGGGAGTTATTTGAAGAGCCGGAACCGGAACCAGAGCCTGTTATCGAACTCGAACCTGAACCAGTTATCGAGCCAGAATCGCCAACTCGTCGCAAAGGTCATGGACGCAAGCGGCCACTGACAGATTTGCCTCGGCAGCGGGTAGTGATTGATCTTGAGCCGGAACAGAAAACCTGCTCCTGCTGTCACCAGCCGCTGACAAGAATTGGCGAAGTGATCAGTAGTCGTTACGAATACAAACCTGCTTCAATATTTGTGATGGAGTTTGCCCGTCAGAAATATGCCTGTCAACGTTGCCTTGATCGCCGGCCTGCGGATAACAACCCTGTACCCGTCAATGACTTGATCCGCGTGGCAGAACCACCTGCAAATCCGATTCCCAAGGGAAATGCTGGACCTGGGTTACTGGCTTTTATTCTGGTCAGTAAGTTTGTTGATCATCTGCCGCTGCACCGGCTCGAACGATTGTTTCAGCGAGCCGCTCTGAAGTTATCTCGCTCTACAATGTGCAGTTGGCTGGGCGATGTCGCGCAATTGCTGGAGCCACTTTATTGCTGGATGCTGGCGGATCTCTTGCAATCCCGGGTAATTCATATCGATGAAACCAGTTTGCCACTGCAGAAAAAGATAATCAGCGTCAGTTGCATCCCGCCCGCATGTGGGTAG